The following coding sequences lie in one Eubacterium ventriosum genomic window:
- a CDS encoding ABC transporter substrate-binding protein yields MRKKLLSIALCATMVAGIFTGCGSSSDTSKKDEGKSADGKITLNVINYHVGTDYAADYYEYLFDAFKKTEEGKNVEFKFEEIPTTDAYNQKIKLLISSGDLPDIVLNGGNNITALAAKSGKVTDITEYLDKDPEWKAMFSDQDLEFNSYEGKVYGIPVSKEISYIYYNKDLFKKAGLEAPDVAYETWDDFYKACDTLKSKNITPVSMDTADLGWLSNLWYSGLIGTAGEEGNKFMNTMYPTDYTSDLVVNATEQLQKMLKNYTTSDAAGGKYDTMATHFFNSEVAMLPNGPWMIPDFKSTDKAPEGFYDKVGIMLLPGSGMESVPTPGDMVGTKDPEKVKAAVAFLKFETTAENQLKALEMAGLQPVSSNIEVPDSLKESDPLMAEVLDIQSKAKYTYGQNQAYWYQNVIDTFSTQLPELAYGNMTAKEFCQKLTDAAKKN; encoded by the coding sequence ATGAGAAAGAAATTATTAAGCATTGCACTTTGTGCAACAATGGTAGCCGGTATTTTCACTGGCTGCGGAAGCTCTTCAGACACATCTAAGAAAGATGAAGGAAAGTCAGCAGACGGAAAGATAACATTAAACGTAATCAACTATCACGTTGGTACAGACTATGCAGCAGATTATTATGAATATTTATTTGATGCATTTAAGAAGACTGAAGAAGGAAAGAATGTAGAATTCAAATTCGAAGAAATTCCTACAACAGATGCTTACAACCAGAAGATTAAATTATTAATCTCAAGTGGTGATCTTCCAGACATCGTATTAAATGGTGGTAACAACATTACAGCATTAGCTGCTAAGTCAGGAAAGGTTACAGACATTACAGAATACCTTGATAAGGATCCTGAATGGAAAGCAATGTTCAGTGACCAGGATCTTGAATTCAACTCATATGAAGGAAAGGTTTACGGTATTCCGGTATCAAAAGAAATTTCATATATTTACTACAACAAAGACTTATTTAAGAAAGCAGGACTTGAAGCTCCTGACGTAGCTTACGAAACATGGGATGATTTCTACAAAGCATGTGATACATTAAAATCAAAGAACATCACTCCAGTAAGTATGGATACAGCAGACCTTGGTTGGTTATCTAACCTTTGGTATAGTGGTTTAATTGGTACAGCTGGTGAAGAAGGAAACAAATTCATGAACACAATGTACCCAACAGACTACACATCAGACTTAGTTGTAAACGCAACAGAACAGTTACAGAAGATGTTAAAGAACTACACAACATCAGATGCAGCAGGTGGAAAGTATGACACAATGGCAACACACTTCTTCAACAGCGAAGTAGCAATGCTTCCTAACGGACCTTGGATGATTCCTGATTTCAAGAGCACAGACAAAGCTCCTGAAGGTTTCTATGACAAAGTTGGCATTATGCTTCTTCCTGGTTCAGGTATGGAAAGTGTTCCAACACCTGGTGACATGGTAGGTACAAAGGATCCTGAAAAGGTTAAAGCAGCAGTTGCATTCCTTAAGTTTGAAACAACAGCAGAAAATCAGCTTAAAGCTTTAGAAATGGCAGGATTACAGCCAGTATCAAGCAATATCGAAGTTCCAGACAGCTTAAAAGAATCAGACCCATTAATGGCAGAAGTATTAGATATTCAGTCAAAGGCTAAATATACATATGGTCAGAACCAGGCATATTGGTATCAGAACGTAATTGATACATTCTCAACACAGTTGCCAGAACTTGCATATGGTAACATGACAGCAAAAGAATTTTGCCAGAAGTTAACTG
- a CDS encoding discoidin domain-containing protein — protein sequence MKNKKLLTMVLAAAMVVGSITVPAPMATVKADTVTTSRTNILREDGVVVSQQHGSARSLIDGDITTVWDTNGWNGSQAGFPGSGKHNYSVWAEFTLADYYNVSDFNVWFKDETTQKNTAWQYKIEASIDNSNWDLVVDQTENTVTDKHFENIVGKDYKNKIYKYVKVTIVGAKTDMKPWPAMTEFAAYGERATALTSDQIAKGTESSVSIYNPGNVGSNAIDGDVNTSWIANGWNDKEASYGDVTSEGTTANYVVELKKMTKVNALGIFFAGDAKSSAWKYKVEGSVDGTEYTTIWDQSTNEVNAGSNGEQFTNIEEGTYKYIRLKFTEPIEKAWPAVAEICIYGNQLSNLSLGKTAKGSSENRPATNANDGNKSSLWVADGNTEKLGSWWKVDLGGLKSIDSFEIAFEYAVNEKRDDADANNNPLYGLPHKYEVRGGGEAAENWSDEQWDKADLLWSGSQMTKEATGKISDKFKNKNYRYIRVKLTGIPHHKANADTDDNHAWAEIAEFTVYGEATAEHKVVLNGTTETTVADGATYELGDAKYGYYSDGKVYAPNSEITVNDDIYLTAISDVSLKLANAAAIRIDAGQEKPGGIRFKTEVSATTASRANEQKVKNVICENAGTLITVNDVLKGATLDLAKKDDLGKNFCADVVNTGWYRETNDTYCASLINIVPANYTRFFNARAYANIPYENADATTVYSEDGAGEGYTGTVSKSIQGIASIIQKKGYPNIDEGLHDLIDEFAKENQNNN from the coding sequence ATGAAAAATAAGAAATTATTAACAATGGTGCTTGCAGCAGCAATGGTTGTAGGAAGCATAACAGTGCCGGCACCAATGGCAACGGTTAAGGCAGATACAGTGACGACAAGTAGAACAAATATACTTAGGGAAGACGGAGTCGTAGTATCACAGCAGCACGGCTCAGCACGTTCACTGATAGATGGCGACATTACAACAGTTTGGGATACAAATGGATGGAATGGAAGCCAAGCAGGATTTCCAGGTTCGGGAAAACATAATTATTCTGTTTGGGCAGAATTTACATTAGCAGATTATTATAATGTATCAGACTTTAACGTTTGGTTTAAAGATGAAACTACTCAGAAGAATACAGCATGGCAGTACAAAATTGAAGCATCTATAGATAATAGCAATTGGGATTTGGTAGTAGATCAGACAGAAAATACAGTTACGGATAAGCATTTTGAAAACATTGTAGGAAAAGATTATAAAAATAAGATTTATAAGTATGTTAAAGTAACTATTGTTGGAGCTAAGACTGACATGAAGCCATGGCCGGCAATGACAGAATTTGCAGCATATGGTGAAAGAGCTACAGCGCTTACATCAGACCAGATAGCAAAAGGTACAGAATCTTCAGTTAGTATATATAATCCGGGAAACGTAGGAAGTAATGCAATTGACGGAGATGTGAATACATCATGGATTGCAAATGGCTGGAATGACAAAGAAGCTAGTTATGGAGACGTAACAAGTGAAGGAACAACAGCCAATTATGTTGTAGAATTAAAGAAAATGACAAAAGTAAATGCATTAGGAATCTTTTTCGCAGGAGATGCAAAAAGTTCAGCATGGAAGTATAAAGTAGAAGGTTCAGTAGATGGAACAGAATATACTACTATTTGGGATCAAAGTACTAATGAAGTTAATGCAGGCTCAAATGGTGAACAGTTCACAAATATTGAAGAGGGAACATACAAATATATAAGATTAAAATTTACAGAGCCGATTGAAAAGGCTTGGCCGGCTGTAGCTGAAATCTGTATATATGGAAATCAGTTAAGCAACTTATCATTAGGAAAAACTGCAAAAGGTTCAAGCGAGAATAGGCCTGCAACTAATGCCAATGATGGAAACAAAAGTTCACTTTGGGTAGCAGATGGAAACACTGAAAAACTTGGTTCTTGGTGGAAGGTAGATTTGGGAGGATTAAAATCAATTGATAGCTTCGAAATAGCATTTGAATATGCTGTTAACGAAAAAAGAGATGATGCTGATGCAAACAATAATCCGCTTTATGGTTTACCTCATAAATATGAAGTGAGAGGCGGAGGAGAAGCCGCTGAAAACTGGAGTGACGAACAATGGGACAAGGCAGACTTATTGTGGTCAGGCAGTCAGATGACAAAAGAAGCTACAGGAAAAATTTCTGACAAATTTAAAAATAAAAACTATAGATATATCAGAGTTAAGTTGACAGGAATTCCTCATCATAAAGCTAATGCTGATACAGATGACAATCATGCATGGGCAGAAATTGCAGAATTTACAGTATATGGTGAAGCCACAGCAGAACACAAAGTTGTACTTAATGGTACAACTGAAACAACTGTAGCAGATGGAGCAACATATGAATTGGGAGATGCGAAATATGGTTATTATAGTGATGGAAAAGTATATGCACCAAATAGCGAAATAACAGTTAATGATGATATCTACCTCACAGCAATTAGTGATGTATCATTAAAACTTGCAAATGCAGCAGCTATTAGAATAGATGCTGGACAGGAAAAACCAGGTGGAATTAGATTTAAAACAGAAGTTTCAGCTACAACAGCAAGCAGAGCTAATGAACAGAAAGTTAAAAATGTAATTTGCGAAAACGCAGGAACATTAATTACTGTAAATGATGTTTTAAAGGGTGCTACATTAGATTTGGCAAAGAAGGATGATTTAGGAAAGAATTTCTGCGCTGACGTAGTTAATACAGGATGGTACAGGGAAACAAACGATACATACTGTGCATCATTAATTAATATTGTACCAGCTAACTATACTAGATTCTTTAATGCTAGAGCGTACGCAAATATTCCATATGAAAATGCGGATGCTACTACAGTTTATTCTGAAGATGGTGCAGGCGAAGGATATACAGGAACAGTATCAAAATCAATACAGGGAATTGCATCAATAATACAGAAAAAAGGATATCCAAATATTGACGAAGGATTGCATGACTTGATTGATGAGTTTGCAAAAGAAAATCAGAATAATAATTAG
- a CDS encoding sensor histidine kinase, with protein sequence MLKNFLHKRRSITAQTSILITLTIAVALVISALLFYYKTDKELTTHYREQMFQESNTTMNVLSDNIDTIDSIYRLLVSSDNIYSFMASSSRTPSDYIAAEKQMTSLLILNNLWEKSYLESVYVYTNYNKRFYVSKNDNMIKREENAAVYRNLTEPSPTLTLHALDGSDDLYFVRTIYNLNSGDVLGTMIVTLNQKSWVNMLTQNISKGWHILMYNNSFETISDYNYDVTSKDRIEALKKSLDYYNDKALHHVKFESKDYLTLSNNLKKIDISATIMAPQNQIKRQVNNVLNSYIIVMFIIIFIVLLISFAISRYITKPVGTMIHNINKISHGNYSEKVSGLEEYEEFYALQVAINDMLDQIHAYHDNVLEQNISLKTAEIKALQSQLNPHFIFNVLNTLAWKAEMSDNSELSQMAIAIGEIFKATTAYRNSQYISIAEELKFVKFYIYLQQMRFEDKISVTFDIDKDLDDINIPCFCVQTLVENAYVHGLEPKDTNGHLTISIKKDNENKFLLINIIDDGVGFEKIPKFDINVASKGTTSEAVGSRPHIGLKNLNRRLFLMYGEDAVLHIESIPEVRTAISFKIPL encoded by the coding sequence ATGCTTAAAAATTTTTTACATAAGAGAAGAAGTATTACTGCGCAAACATCTATATTAATTACACTTACCATTGCCGTGGCTTTGGTTATTAGCGCGTTGCTTTTTTACTATAAAACTGATAAGGAGTTGACCACTCATTATAGAGAGCAGATGTTTCAGGAAAGTAATACTACAATGAATGTTTTATCTGACAATATCGACACTATCGATTCTATATATAGACTTTTGGTTTCAAGCGATAATATTTATAGTTTTATGGCTTCTTCATCTAGAACGCCTTCTGATTATATTGCTGCCGAAAAACAGATGACTTCTCTTCTTATTCTCAATAATCTTTGGGAAAAGAGTTATTTGGAGTCTGTTTACGTTTATACTAATTATAATAAGCGATTTTATGTGTCCAAAAACGATAATATGATAAAAAGAGAAGAAAATGCAGCTGTTTACAGAAATTTAACGGAACCTTCACCTACGCTTACTTTACACGCTTTAGACGGTTCTGATGATCTTTACTTTGTTCGTACAATTTATAATTTAAACAGTGGCGATGTTTTAGGAACTATGATCGTTACACTTAATCAAAAAAGTTGGGTTAATATGCTTACACAGAATATCTCAAAAGGCTGGCACATTCTTATGTATAACAACAGTTTTGAAACTATTTCTGACTATAATTATGATGTTACCTCTAAGGATAGAATTGAAGCATTAAAGAAATCTCTGGATTACTACAATGACAAAGCTCTGCATCACGTAAAATTTGAATCTAAAGATTATCTGACCTTGTCTAATAATCTTAAAAAAATAGATATATCTGCTACTATTATGGCTCCTCAGAATCAGATTAAGAGACAGGTTAATAATGTTTTAAATTCTTATATTATAGTTATGTTTATTATTATTTTCATAGTACTCTTAATATCTTTCGCCATAAGCCGATATATTACAAAACCTGTTGGAACTATGATACATAATATTAATAAGATTTCTCATGGCAATTATTCTGAAAAGGTTTCAGGTCTTGAAGAATATGAGGAGTTTTATGCTCTTCAGGTTGCCATTAATGATATGCTTGACCAGATTCACGCCTACCACGACAACGTGTTAGAACAGAACATTTCTCTTAAAACAGCTGAGATTAAAGCTTTACAGTCACAGCTTAATCCACACTTTATTTTTAATGTTTTGAACACTTTGGCCTGGAAAGCAGAAATGTCTGACAACAGTGAACTTTCCCAGATGGCTATTGCTATCGGTGAGATTTTCAAAGCTACAACTGCTTACAGAAATTCACAGTATATTTCAATTGCTGAAGAGCTTAAATTTGTTAAGTTTTATATTTATTTACAACAGATGCGTTTCGAGGACAAGATTAGTGTAACTTTTGATATTGATAAGGATTTGGACGATATTAATATTCCTTGTTTTTGTGTTCAAACACTTGTAGAAAATGCTTATGTTCACGGCTTGGAACCTAAGGATACCAATGGACATCTGACTATTAGCATTAAGAAAGATAACGAAAATAAATTTTTATTAATAAATATTATTGACGACGGAGTTGGATTCGAAAAGATTCCAAAGTTTGATATTAACGTTGCTTCCAAAGGAACAACTTCCGAGGCTGTAGGTTCACGTCCTCACATTGGGCTTAAAAACCTTAACAGACGACTTTTCCTTATGTATGGAGAAGATGCTGTATTGCACATAGAAAGCATTCCTGAAGTTCGCACAGCTATATCTTTTAAAATACCATTATAA
- a CDS encoding response regulator transcription factor, with protein sequence MIFNLLIVDDEAPIRKGLSEYIKWEDYDCKVVATANNGEDAITKINENDINIVLTDVKMPLLDGIGLAKYIHENRPDIAVIILSGYSEFEYARSAIQYHVSQYLLKPASKDQVIAAVKEVCEKIVTSKSNTRIKESELAFLKDQLFQQLTDSNVIDEEKQKKIDSFNLDFSHFYVAAFQLPKDFNEFSKLKDIIKDQQIESHCFRYNNMVLTAYFCDQNSYIGPIVEDCKEIEYLFQEQYGKQLDIGISAHHSTAKHFSKAASEAITALSLNFYSASHIIAFSRDYIANRNIFPVDISVRLHEYETAILQLNFKAAKDVVSTLFSNLQSNFTDEASVKNICTQIYLISYRLVMSTYNLPMDEKYVKMLTESSDIFQLKSIVSDMINDLQIQLTQSVKKYSSFIEESLNYIKEHLEDDLSLEQIAQHIHINESYFSRTFKKECGNSVISYINNLRINKAKELLATSNLKTFEISEAVGIHDPAYFSVLFKKNTGMSPKAYRDQFVNV encoded by the coding sequence ATGATTTTTAATTTATTAATTGTTGATGATGAAGCTCCTATCAGAAAGGGCTTATCTGAATATATTAAATGGGAAGATTATGATTGTAAGGTTGTTGCCACTGCCAACAACGGTGAGGATGCAATCACAAAAATAAACGAAAATGACATTAACATTGTTTTGACTGATGTTAAAATGCCACTTTTAGACGGAATTGGTCTTGCAAAATACATTCACGAGAATCGTCCTGATATTGCCGTAATTATTTTATCGGGATATTCTGAATTTGAGTATGCACGTTCTGCAATACAATATCATGTTTCACAGTATTTGTTAAAACCGGCATCTAAAGATCAGGTTATTGCTGCTGTTAAAGAAGTTTGCGAAAAAATTGTAACATCTAAGTCTAATACCCGAATTAAAGAAAGTGAGCTTGCTTTTCTTAAAGATCAGTTATTCCAACAATTAACTGATTCCAATGTTATAGATGAAGAAAAGCAAAAAAAGATTGACTCTTTTAATTTGGATTTTAGTCATTTTTATGTAGCTGCTTTCCAGTTGCCTAAAGATTTCAATGAATTTAGCAAACTTAAAGACATTATTAAAGACCAGCAGATTGAAAGCCATTGTTTTAGATATAACAACATGGTTCTTACTGCATATTTTTGCGATCAAAATTCCTACATAGGACCTATTGTTGAGGATTGCAAGGAGATAGAATACTTATTTCAGGAACAGTACGGAAAACAGCTTGATATCGGCATAAGTGCCCATCACTCTACTGCAAAGCATTTTTCAAAGGCTGCTTCAGAAGCCATCACTGCTTTGTCACTTAATTTCTATTCAGCATCACATATAATTGCTTTTTCAAGAGATTATATTGCTAATAGAAATATTTTTCCTGTGGATATTTCCGTGCGTCTTCACGAATACGAAACGGCTATTCTTCAATTGAACTTTAAAGCTGCAAAAGACGTTGTTTCTACTCTTTTCAGTAATTTGCAAAGTAATTTTACTGATGAGGCTTCTGTTAAGAATATTTGTACTCAGATTTATTTGATTTCTTATAGACTGGTTATGAGTACTTATAACCTGCCAATGGATGAGAAATATGTGAAAATGTTAACTGAAAGTTCTGATATTTTCCAACTAAAATCCATAGTTTCTGATATGATTAATGATTTGCAGATACAGTTAACACAATCAGTTAAGAAATATAGCTCTTTTATTGAAGAGTCTTTGAATTATATAAAAGAACATTTAGAGGATGATTTGTCTCTGGAACAAATTGCCCAACATATTCATATTAATGAATCCTACTTTAGTAGAACTTTTAAGAAGGAATGTGGTAATTCTGTCATTAGCTATATTAATAATCTTAGAATTAACAAAGCTAAAGAACTTCTTGCCACTTCTAATTTAAAAACTTTTGAGATTTCTGAAGCTGTTGGAATTCACGACCCTGCTTATTTTTCCGTATTATTTAAGAAAAATACAGGCATGAGTCCTAAAGCATACAGAGATCAGTTTGTAAATGTTTAG
- a CDS encoding ATP-binding protein, with protein sequence MGFVRIDNPNIKDCGDFIDIIPVIGHHMGSIRENNKKDTLIQQHKLSMTANQTEFEKDRQFLEVLYRDYTSIYYVDLSKNIAEPLKIDRIANAAKFIDSPSKHITLNYNDTIKQYSETYITKEHSKRFCDLLNADYLRQELCYKERFSFRYRSLPNILGQQYFEAQIVRISETDFDNRILIGFRHIDDIVASEQKRQHELETALAETKLSNEIVSALGKIYYAIFRIDLVNDFYKEISSESEIHHLTGKIGRASTEMIELCDTFVAPEYHDKVLEFFDLSTLADRLHDEETLATEYLAKDGNWHTARFIVKKRDNNGNVTHILYATRLISDAKRREKNWISIAEEANKANLAKTEFISQIAHDIRTPMNAILGFETLAEQHINEPKTVEYNLKKIKSSGDFLMELVNEVLDITQIENGQLRINSQPVNIPKLLDDFPPMLKQLQGDKKLNIICNQHDLYQKTLLVDPLRLKQIYTNILSNAIKYTPDGGSVTFEIYEELFLNNKYINLIAVISDTGIGMSQEYINHMYSKFSRATDSRINKVGGYGLGLSIVKELVDLMNGRINVTSKEGHGTTFKIIIPLECCAENYKALQDISDTSAHDTCKGMHLLVAEDNTLNYEVISELLAMYGITCDHAEDGSVCVEMFRESSIHTYDAILMDMQMPVMDGLQATSAIRNLNKPGAHSIPIIAMTANAFKDDIQRCLDAGMNMHMSKPVNMEKLLKALAKFKGEVSTTGNGETSGEVVTTPVKTTDNIETTGETVTPVVTTTNGDSINGGTTSNNATNGVVPKPSTTSTSLQASNSKKPATTKVKKVKATKKSLTIKWSKVKGASGYEIQVATDKYFKKNKKSILVKKQKTTSAKIKKLKSKKKYYVRVRTYKVVGRKKVYSSWINGKATKTK encoded by the coding sequence ATGGGATTTGTAAGAATAGATAATCCTAACATTAAAGATTGTGGTGATTTCATTGATATTATCCCTGTTATCGGTCACCATATGGGAAGCATTCGTGAAAACAATAAAAAGGACACTCTTATTCAACAGCATAAGCTTTCCATGACTGCTAATCAAACTGAATTTGAAAAAGACAGACAGTTTCTTGAGGTTTTATATCGTGACTATACATCTATATATTATGTTGATTTGTCTAAAAATATTGCGGAGCCTCTTAAAATAGATCGTATAGCAAATGCAGCCAAATTTATAGATAGTCCCTCTAAACATATTACACTTAACTATAATGACACTATAAAACAATATAGCGAAACTTATATAACCAAAGAGCATTCTAAGCGTTTTTGCGACTTGCTAAATGCTGATTATTTAAGACAGGAACTTTGCTACAAAGAACGTTTTTCTTTTAGATACAGAAGCCTTCCTAATATTCTTGGACAGCAATATTTCGAGGCGCAGATTGTTCGTATTTCCGAAACTGATTTTGACAATCGTATTCTTATCGGCTTTAGACACATTGACGATATTGTTGCAAGCGAACAAAAACGTCAACACGAACTTGAAACAGCTCTAGCCGAAACAAAACTTAGTAACGAAATCGTATCTGCCCTTGGCAAAATTTATTATGCTATTTTTAGAATTGATCTTGTCAATGATTTCTATAAGGAAATTTCCAGTGAAAGTGAAATTCATCACCTTACAGGAAAAATAGGGCGTGCCTCAACCGAAATGATTGAATTGTGTGATACATTTGTTGCACCTGAATATCATGATAAGGTTCTTGAATTCTTTGATTTAAGCACTTTGGCTGATCGTTTACATGATGAGGAAACTCTTGCAACTGAATATCTTGCAAAAGATGGTAACTGGCACACAGCACGTTTTATTGTAAAAAAACGTGATAACAATGGAAATGTTACCCATATTCTTTATGCTACAAGACTTATAAGCGATGCTAAACGACGTGAAAAAAATTGGATTTCCATTGCTGAGGAAGCTAACAAGGCTAATCTGGCCAAAACAGAATTTATTTCTCAGATTGCCCACGACATCCGTACACCAATGAACGCTATTCTTGGTTTTGAAACGTTAGCTGAACAACATATAAATGAACCTAAAACTGTAGAATATAATCTGAAAAAAATAAAATCTTCAGGTGATTTTCTTATGGAGTTGGTTAACGAAGTGCTGGATATTACACAGATTGAAAACGGACAGTTACGCATTAATTCCCAACCTGTTAATATTCCTAAGCTTTTGGATGATTTTCCACCAATGCTTAAACAATTACAGGGTGACAAAAAACTTAACATTATATGCAATCAGCATGACCTTTACCAGAAAACCTTGTTGGTTGACCCACTTAGACTAAAACAGATTTATACAAATATTTTATCCAATGCCATAAAATATACACCTGATGGTGGTTCTGTTACCTTTGAAATTTATGAAGAATTATTTTTGAATAATAAGTATATAAATCTTATAGCTGTTATAAGCGACACAGGAATTGGTATGTCTCAGGAATATATTAACCATATGTATTCTAAGTTTTCCCGTGCCACTGACTCTAGAATTAACAAAGTTGGTGGTTATGGCCTTGGGCTTTCGATTGTTAAAGAGCTTGTGGACTTAATGAACGGACGAATTAATGTTACAAGTAAAGAAGGTCATGGAACCACTTTTAAAATAATAATTCCTCTTGAATGTTGTGCAGAAAACTATAAAGCTCTACAAGATATTTCAGATACTTCCGCTCATGATACTTGTAAAGGTATGCACCTTCTTGTTGCTGAAGACAATACTCTTAATTATGAAGTTATTTCTGAACTTCTTGCTATGTATGGCATTACCTGCGACCATGCCGAAGATGGATCTGTTTGCGTAGAAATGTTTAGAGAATCAAGTATTCATACTTATGATGCCATTCTTATGGATATGCAGATGCCTGTTATGGACGGACTTCAAGCTACAAGTGCCATTAGAAATCTTAACAAACCGGGAGCTCACAGCATTCCAATTATTGCCATGACTGCTAATGCCTTCAAAGACGATATTCAACGTTGTCTTGATGCCGGCATGAATATGCATATGTCCAAACCTGTTAATATGGAAAAGCTTTTAAAAGCACTTGCCAAGTTTAAGGGGGAAGTTTCCACAACCGGAAATGGAGAAACAAGTGGTGAAGTAGTTACTACTCCTGTGAAGACTACTGACAATATAGAAACTACTGGCGAAACTGTTACTCCTGTAGTTACTACGACTAACGGAGATTCTATTAACGGAGGAACTACTAGTAACAATGCAACTAATGGGGTTGTGCCAAAACCTAGTACTACAAGTACAAGCTTACAAGCTTCAAATTCAAAGAAGCCTGCTACTACAAAGGTTAAGAAAGTCAAGGCTACGAAGAAATCTCTTACCATTAAATGGAGCAAAGTAAAAGGTGCAAGTGGCTATGAAATTCAGGTTGCCACAGACAAGTATTTTAAAAAGAACAAGAAATCAATTCTTGTTAAGAAGCAGAAAACTACTTCTGCTAAAATAAAGAAATTGAAATCTAAAAAGAAATACTATGTACGTGTCCGTACTTATAAAGTAGTTGGCAGAAAAAAAGTATATTCTAGCTGGATAAACGGAAAAGCTACAAAGACAAAATAA
- a CDS encoding chloride channel protein translates to MSEIIKNGHNEIKNKYYLGRIKRDLTNFFKWMALAILTGVVVGGASSVFAICIRWVTTFRADNKWMFLLLPVAGLIIVFMYQRLDKNDGGTNQVLSTIRSKDDVPLKSAPLIFLSTVLTHLTGGSAGREGAAIQFGGSIGNQLGRIFHLDEFDHHVMVMCGMSAAFAAVFGTPMAAAVFAMEVVSVGVMYYAALLPCVIASIIAAKFAAGIGIHPEVFHVTVIPELTAVTGAKMAVIAAGCGAVSILFCIALKLASTLYTKYLKNPYVRVVVAALIVMGITFILQTDDYMGAGNQLIAKAIETGRARPLDFVWKIILTAITMRAGFRGGEIVPAFCVGATFGCVMGQLLGFPPVVAAAAGMVALFCGVTNCPITSMLISFELFGFAGVSYYLIAISISYALSGYYSLYKDQTIVYSKYKAKYINRKTR, encoded by the coding sequence ATGAGTGAAATCATAAAAAACGGACATAATGAGATTAAAAATAAATATTATTTGGGTAGAATTAAAAGAGATTTGACAAACTTTTTTAAGTGGATGGCTCTTGCAATTTTAACAGGTGTGGTTGTTGGTGGCGCCAGTAGTGTTTTTGCCATATGTATCAGGTGGGTAACGACGTTTAGAGCAGACAATAAGTGGATGTTTTTGTTACTTCCAGTGGCAGGTTTGATTATCGTTTTTATGTACCAAAGATTGGACAAAAACGATGGAGGAACCAATCAGGTTCTTTCAACCATTAGATCTAAGGATGATGTGCCTTTAAAATCGGCACCACTTATTTTTCTGTCAACAGTGCTTACTCATTTGACAGGTGGTTCCGCAGGACGTGAAGGTGCGGCAATTCAGTTTGGCGGAAGCATTGGCAATCAGCTTGGGAGAATTTTTCATTTGGATGAGTTCGACCACCACGTTATGGTTATGTGTGGTATGAGTGCGGCGTTTGCTGCGGTTTTCGGAACTCCTATGGCGGCGGCAGTTTTTGCCATGGAAGTTGTAAGCGTTGGAGTTATGTATTATGCGGCGCTTTTGCCTTGCGTTATTGCGTCAATTATTGCAGCCAAATTTGCGGCAGGAATAGGCATCCATCCTGAAGTTTTTCATGTAACAGTTATACCGGAACTAACTGCTGTAACCGGAGCAAAAATGGCAGTTATTGCAGCAGGTTGTGGTGCTGTAAGTATACTTTTTTGCATAGCACTAAAGTTAGCTTCAACTTTGTATACTAAATATTTGAAAAATCCTTACGTAAGAGTGGTTGTTGCGGCACTTATTGTTATGGGAATTACCTTTATTTTACAGACAGATGATTATATGGGCGCAGGCAATCAGCTAATAGCCAAAGCCATTGAAACAGGAAGGGCAAGACCCCTTGATTTTGTTTGGAAAATAATTTTGACGGCAATTACAATGCGAGCAGGTTTTAGAGGGGGCGAAATCGTTCCTGCATTCTGCGTGGGAGCAACCTTCGGATGTGTTATGGGACAATTGTTGGGATTTCCACCGGTGGTTGCAGCGGCAGCGGGAATGGTAGCATTGTTCTGTGGTGTAACTAACTGCCCAATAACATCAATGCTTATCTCATTCGAGTTGTTTGGCTTTGCCGGGGTCTCATATTACCTGATAGCAATATCAATCAGCTATGCCCTGTCAGGATACTACAGCCTGTACAAAGACCAGACAATTGTATACTCAAAATACAAGGCCAAATATATAAATAGAAAAACAAGATAA